The following are from one region of the Nicotiana tabacum cultivar K326 chromosome 3, ASM71507v2, whole genome shotgun sequence genome:
- the LOC107784841 gene encoding ADP-ribosylation factor-like protein 8a has product MGIWEAFLNWLRSLFFKQEMELSLIGLQNAGKTSLVNVIATGGYSEDMIPTVGFNMRKVTKGNVTIKLWDLGGQPRFRSMWERYCRAVSAIVYVVDAADPDNLSISSSELHDLLGKPSLSGIPLLVLGNKIDKPGAQSKQALTDQMGLKSITDREVCCYMISCKNSTNIDSVIDWLVKHSKSKS; this is encoded by the exons ATGGGTATCTGGGAAGCTTTTCTCAATTGGCTTCGAAG CCTCTTCTTTAAGCAGGAAATGGAGCTTTCATTGATAGGATTGCAAAATGCGGGGAAAACATCTCTTGTAAATGTTATTGCT ACTGGTGGATACAGTGAAGACATGATACCAACA GTGGGATTTAACATGCGCAAAGTGACTAAAGGAAATGTGACTATAAAATTGTGGGACCTTGGAGGTCAACCCAGATTCCGCAGCATGTGGGAGAGATACTGTCGTGCAGTTTCTGCTATAGT TTATGTTGTTGATGCTGCTGATCCTGATAACCTCAGCATTTCAAGTAGTGAACTCCATGACCTGCTGGGCAAGCCATCGCTGAGTGGTATTCCATTACTTGTATTGGGGAACAAGATTGACAAGCCCGGTGCCCAGTCCAAGCAGGCTTTGACTGACCAGAT GGGATTGAAATCAATAACTGATAGAGAAGTATGCTGCTATATGATCTCGTGCAAGAACTCCACTAATATTGACTCAGTCATTGATTGGCTTGTTAAGCACTCGAAATCAAAGAGCTAA
- the LOC107784842 gene encoding pentatricopeptide repeat-containing protein At5g67570, chloroplastic-like has translation MEASTGPPRLPSPSPSINVEKLKQNLLQNGVDPTPKIVHTLRKKHLQKFNRRLAKKAAKEPEPLTETQTQALAEESYFHAVKSEYKSFNKEVNAKNDVKMVGRPWERIEKLKLQELSSESKVYSGDKLNSEHLWELSDIIESERDKFSWLLDYGVEIKQGWFDNESDNWDYTRRRRGEAETIRFVIDRLSGTELGVKDYKFSKLMKHSGLQFTEEQMLRLVEGLGEKGQWRHALSVVHWVFNSKEHRRCKSRFVYTKLLAVLGKARRPREALQVFNLMRGDAHIYPDMAAYHSVAVTLGQAGLLKELINIIDCMKQKPEKIKYMRKKNWDPVLQPDLVVYNAVLNACVPSRQWRGVFWAFEQLRKNGLKPNGPSYGLAMEVMLQSGKFDLVHEFFGKMKRSGEALKALSYKVLVKAFWGEGRVNEAIQAVREMEQRGVVGNASVYYELACCLCYHGMWKEAFLEIEKLKMLRHTRPLVVTFTGMILSSMDGGHIDGCICIFEHSKKHSEPDIGIINAMLKVYGKNDMFYKAKELFEWAKTEDPGPQLYQGNFSSSRSPDAYTYTSMLEASACSLQWEYFEYVYKEMALSGYQLDQSRHAYLLVEASKAGKVHLLEHAFDAILEIGQIPHASFFFEILCQATCQYDFERAVALIKSMVHAPFRVSEQQWIDLFNNNGERISHSRLRGLFDVLCSQALGSDSTIVNLCSALESLCGSYTSTVLSIGEPVKFATDACAMTADKDRTLYTCNAPANTDEFDLQYVQADEGDCNDEAYVHSSGAREKGVNRELVSDMSHLSQRGNERAGTSTISELSDEELTFDDQFDYLDDIDQLGLGISDDEDDNSCETKVPSAQEILETWEDIRKKDATFFSFQLGQM, from the exons ATGGAAGCCTCCACCGGACCTCCACGTCTTCCTTCTCCGTCACCATCAATAAACGTCGAAAAGTTAAAGCAAAACCTCCTGCAAAACGGCGTCGACCCAACTCCCAAAATCGTCCACACTCTCCGCAAAAAGCACCTTCAGAAATTCAACCGACGTCTTGCCAAAAAAGCCGCTAAAGAACCCGAACCGCTCACGGAAACCCAAACACAAGCCCTTGCCGAAGAATCATATTTCCACGCCGTTAAGTCAGAGTACAAAAGCTTCAACAAAGAGGTGAATGCCAAAAATGATGTGAAAATGGTGGGAAGGCCTTGGGAGAGAATTGAGAAACTCAAATTGCAAGAGCTTTCTAGTGAGAGTAAAGTGTATTCTGGTGATAAATTGAATTCTGAGCATCTTTGGGAGCTCAGTGATATAATTGAGAGTGAAAGAGATAAATTCTCATGGCTTTTGGATTATGGTGTTGAAATTAAACAAGGATGGTTCGATAATGAAAGTGATAACTGGGACTATACACGTCGTCGTAGAGGCGAAGCTGAGACTATTCGGTTTGTTATTGACAG ATTGAGTGGGACAGAACTAGGTGTGAAGGATTATAAGTTCTCTAAGTTGATGAAACACTCGGGATTGCAGTTTACTGAGGAGCAAATGCTGAGGTTAGTGGAAGGGCTTGGTGAAAAGGGACAGTGGAGACACGCATTGTCTGTTGTACACTGGGTTTTCAACTCTAAGGAACACAGACGCTGCAAGAGCAG GTTTGTGTACACAAAACTGTTGGCAGTTCTGGGGAAAGCAAGGAGGCCCCGTGAAGctcttcaagttttcaatttgATGAGA GGAGATGCCCATATTTACCCTGATATGGCAGCCTACCATAGCGTGGCAGTTACACTTGGCCAAGCTGGTCTGCTCAAAGAGTTGATCAACATCATTGACTGCATGAAGCAAAAACCTGAAAAGATAAAGTACATGCGGAAGAAGAACTGGGATCCTGTTCTTCAACCGGATCTTGTGGTATATAATGCC GTTTTAAATGCTTGTGTACCATCCCGCCAGTGGAGGGGAGTGTTCTGGGCTTTTGAGCAGCTGAGAAAGAATGGTCTTAAGCCAAATGGGCCAAGCTATGGACTCGCGATGGAG GTAATGTTGCAATCTGGAAAATTTGACCTTGTCCATGAGTTTTTTGGAAAGATGAAGAGAAGTGGGGAAGCCCTAAAAGCTCTTAGTTATAAAG TTCTTGTAAAAGCTTTCTGGGGAGAGGGGAGAGTCAATGAAGCCATTCAAGCGGTGAGGGAAATGGAACAAAGAGGAGTTGTTGGAAATGCCTCAGTGTATTATGAGCTGGCTTGCTGCCTTTGCTACCATGGGATGTGGAAAGAAGCATTCTTGGAG ATTGAGAAGCTGAAAATGCTACGTCACACAAGACCTTTGGTGGTTACCTTTACTGGCATGATTTTGTCATCCATGGATGGTGGACACATTGATGGTTGCATATGTATATTTGAGCACAGTAAAAAGCATAGCGAACCTGACATAGGAATCATAAATGCCATGCTGAAGGTTTATGGCAAGAATGATATGTTCTATAAAGCTAAGGAATTATTTGAGTGGGCTAAGACAGAGGATCCTGGTCCTCAACTTTACCAGGGTAACTTTAGTTCTTCCCGTAGCCCAGATGCATATACATACACCTCAATGCTTGAGGCctctgcttgctctctccagtgGGAATACTTTGAGTATGTGTACAAGGAGATGGCCTTAAGTGGGTATCAGCTTGATCAAAGTAGACACGCGTACCTCCTGGTGGAAGCATCAAAAGCTGGGAAG GTGCATCTGCTAGAGCATGCTTTTGATGCAATACTGGAAATTGGTCAAATACCTCATGCATCATTCTTCTTTGAGATTCTGTGTCAAGCCACCTGTCAATATGATTTTGAAAGAGCTGTTGCTCTAATTAAATCAATGGTTCATGCTCCATTTCGTGTCAGTGAACAACAGTGGATTGACCTATTTaacaacaatggtgaaagaattaGCCATTCTAGGTTGAGAGGATTATTTGATGTGCTATGCAGTCAAGCCTTGGGATCAGACTCGACCATTGTAAACTTATGTAGTGCCTTGGAATCTCTTTGTGGATCTTACACTTCAACAGTGCTTTCAATCGGTGAACCTGTTAAATTTGCAACAGATGCCTGTGCTATGACAGCTGATAAGGATAGAACTTTATATACATGCAATGCTCCTGCTAATACAGATGAATTTGACCTTCAGTATGTTCAAGCTGATGAAGGTGACTGTAATGATGAAGCCTATGTCCATTCCTCTGGTGCCAGAGAAAAAGGTGTCAATAGGGAGTTAGTTTCTGATATGTCACACTTAAGTCAAAGAGGAAATGAGAGGGCTGGGACCAGCACAATCTCGGAGCTTTCTGATGAAGAACTAACATTTGATGACCAATTTGATTACTTGGATGATATAGATCAGTTAGGACTCGGGATATCTGATGATGAAGATGACAACTCTTGTGAAACCAAGGTGCCTTCAGCACAAGAAATATTAGAGACATGGGAGGATATCAGGAAAAAAGATGCTACATTTTTCTCCTTTCAACTAGGCCAGATGTGA